One region of Chlamydia psittaci 6BC genomic DNA includes:
- a CDS encoding ExbD/TolR family protein — MKRIIVEDTEEDPNVNLTPLIDIVFVILMAFMIAMPLIRIDSIALAPGTQNHKVLAKEDALSTTIKVLADHTITLNDQALSLGELKTQLALLHQQHPNQVPLLLQDGDTPFRLYQEVKTTIESAGFHELHIALKS, encoded by the coding sequence ATGAAACGTATTATCGTTGAAGATACTGAAGAAGATCCTAATGTTAATCTGACTCCATTGATTGACATTGTTTTTGTTATTTTAATGGCGTTTATGATAGCCATGCCGTTAATACGTATCGATTCTATAGCTTTAGCCCCTGGAACACAAAATCATAAGGTTCTTGCAAAAGAAGATGCGCTATCAACAACAATCAAGGTATTAGCAGATCATACGATCACTCTCAATGATCAAGCTCTTTCTTTAGGAGAACTAAAAACGCAACTCGCCCTTTTACATCAGCAACACCCAAATCAAGTGCCTTTGCTGCTACAAGATGGCGATACACCTTTTAGATTATACCAAGAAGTAAAAACTACGATAGAATCAGCAGGATTTCACGAACTCCATATAGCTTTAAAAAGCTAA
- a CDS encoding protein-disulfide reductase DsbD family protein, whose product MNKIKKHFQTILVAFLFSVPAFTGYGQKLRAAEPIVETASPGATLISEGSHIPKGGIFRLGIKIAAPKGSHIYWKNPGEVGSPLRINWNLPKGFIVEEEHWPTPKVFEEEGTTFFGYDDHAFIVADIRAPESLDNQESVVLKAHVEWLACGESCVPGNVDLELSLPYRDGDVILYPERTAEFAQTLQTQPRLLEDQTITLGRSQDGEIILNISGQKNRAEKAWFISEKADKIFAYSEEAISEDSGTAWKLKIKTISGVQKNQELQGILLLTDKTGSEVESFAVRGQISESESGTSALWNYVTIIAMAFLGGLLLNIMPCVLPLVTLKVYGLIKSAGEHRSSVIINGLCFTLGVVGCFWGLAGVASLLKMLGHNIGWGFQLQEPMFVATLVIVFFLFALSSLGLFEMGTMFASLGGKLQSTESGGSKNKAVGAVFNGVLATLVTTPCTGPFLGSILGLVMSLSFIKQLMIFTSIGLGMALPYLVFSIFPKMLSVLPKPGSWMSTFKQLTGFMLLGTVTWLAWIFGSETSTTALIILLAGLWLAGIGAWILGKWGTPVSPKKHRVIASTLFLGCVAGALSLSFVASKNFVEATETVAVQENNVWQPFSATKLAQLRKEGQAVFVNFTAKWCLTCQMNKPVLYASAVQEMFKKHGVVTLEADWTRKDPGITEELARLGRASVPSYVYYPADQSDPIVLPEKITQSILEDMVFSKN is encoded by the coding sequence TTGAATAAAATCAAAAAGCATTTTCAAACTATATTGGTAGCATTTCTATTTTCTGTGCCTGCCTTTACTGGGTATGGTCAGAAACTGCGTGCTGCAGAGCCTATTGTAGAGACGGCTTCACCAGGTGCTACTCTCATTTCTGAGGGATCCCACATTCCTAAAGGCGGAATATTCAGATTAGGGATTAAGATAGCGGCTCCTAAGGGAAGCCATATTTATTGGAAGAATCCTGGCGAAGTGGGTAGTCCATTGAGAATTAATTGGAATTTGCCCAAGGGATTCATAGTTGAAGAAGAGCATTGGCCAACTCCTAAAGTTTTTGAGGAGGAGGGCACGACATTCTTTGGTTATGACGATCATGCTTTTATAGTTGCAGATATTCGTGCTCCTGAGAGTTTAGATAATCAAGAATCTGTGGTGTTAAAAGCGCATGTTGAATGGTTGGCTTGTGGAGAGAGTTGTGTCCCGGGAAATGTTGATCTAGAATTATCCCTACCTTATCGTGACGGCGATGTGATCTTATATCCTGAAAGAACTGCAGAGTTCGCTCAAACTTTACAAACACAACCCCGTCTATTGGAAGATCAGACAATTACTTTGGGACGTAGTCAAGATGGCGAGATCATTTTAAATATTTCCGGACAGAAAAACCGTGCTGAGAAGGCTTGGTTTATTTCAGAGAAGGCCGATAAGATTTTCGCTTATTCTGAAGAAGCGATTAGTGAAGATTCAGGAACAGCTTGGAAACTGAAGATAAAAACCATTTCAGGAGTTCAGAAAAATCAGGAGTTGCAAGGGATTCTATTGCTTACAGATAAAACGGGTAGCGAGGTGGAATCGTTCGCAGTTCGTGGTCAAATTAGTGAATCGGAATCGGGAACATCCGCGTTATGGAATTATGTCACGATTATTGCCATGGCGTTCCTCGGGGGACTTCTTCTTAATATTATGCCCTGTGTTTTGCCTTTAGTTACTCTTAAAGTTTACGGATTAATTAAATCTGCTGGCGAGCACCGCTCATCCGTAATTATCAATGGCTTATGCTTCACTTTAGGTGTAGTGGGCTGTTTCTGGGGGTTAGCAGGGGTTGCTTCTCTTTTAAAAATGTTAGGGCATAACATTGGTTGGGGCTTCCAGCTTCAAGAGCCTATGTTTGTCGCGACCTTGGTTATAGTGTTCTTCTTGTTTGCCTTGAGTTCTCTAGGCTTATTTGAAATGGGCACGATGTTTGCTTCTCTTGGAGGGAAACTCCAATCCACAGAGTCTGGAGGCTCTAAAAATAAAGCTGTAGGAGCTGTATTTAACGGAGTGTTAGCAACATTAGTAACTACACCATGTACAGGACCTTTTTTAGGTTCTATACTAGGTTTGGTGATGTCTTTATCGTTCATTAAGCAATTGATGATATTTACATCGATAGGCCTAGGAATGGCATTGCCATATCTTGTATTTTCTATCTTTCCTAAGATGCTCTCCGTTCTTCCTAAACCTGGAAGTTGGATGAGTACGTTTAAGCAGCTTACTGGGTTTATGTTATTAGGTACGGTAACTTGGTTAGCGTGGATCTTTGGTTCAGAAACAAGTACTACAGCGTTAATTATCCTCCTTGCAGGATTATGGCTTGCAGGTATAGGCGCTTGGATTTTAGGGAAATGGGGTACGCCAGTTTCTCCTAAGAAACACAGGGTGATTGCTTCAACATTATTTTTAGGATGTGTTGCAGGAGCTCTATCTTTAAGTTTTGTTGCTTCAAAGAATTTTGTCGAAGCAACAGAAACTGTAGCTGTTCAGGAGAATAACGTTTGGCAACCGTTTTCAGCTACGAAACTTGCTCAATTGCGTAAGGAAGGACAAGCGGTGTTTGTGAACTTTACAGCTAAGTGGTGTTTAACTTGTCAGATGAATAAACCTGTATTGTATGCAAGTGCTGTACAAGAGATGTTTAAAAAACATGGAGTGGTTACTTTAGAAGCGGATTGGACACGTAAGGATCCAGGGATTACCGAAGAGCTGGCACGTTTAGGTCGTGCAAGTGTTCCTTCTTATGTCTACTATCCTGCGGATCAGTCTGATCCTATAGTGCTTCCTGAGAAGATAACACAATCCATTCTCGAAGATATGGTGTTTTCGAAAAATTAA
- a CDS encoding succinate dehydrogenase cytochrome b558 subunit codes for MNEKEACSGAAQRSWKYYTSFVLRCVHSLAGVAFTLFLCEHMFTNMLASSYFKEGSGFVQLVSKFHQIPGLKIIEIVFLALPFTCHAVIGIIYLFQAQTNSGASDGRKPALIYARNLAYTWQRRTAWILLFGLIFHVVQFRFLRYPVHVELHGQTYYVVDIDPSRYAAIVRGTKGFFTINFSAPQFETIRLDKEDLDGSAVSQLLEKKAYLLTPNVGTAFLYVVRDSLGSLWMAIFYTILVISAAFHGFNGLWTFCSRWGVVISLRSQTRLRNVCYFAMVIVAAMGISVIWNLYIMA; via the coding sequence ATGAACGAAAAGGAAGCATGTTCTGGGGCCGCTCAGAGGTCATGGAAGTACTACACTAGCTTTGTTTTACGTTGTGTTCATTCTTTAGCAGGAGTCGCATTTACGTTATTTCTTTGTGAGCATATGTTTACCAATATGCTTGCTTCTTCTTATTTTAAGGAAGGTAGTGGTTTCGTTCAGTTGGTAAGTAAATTTCATCAGATTCCTGGTCTTAAGATCATAGAAATCGTTTTTTTGGCCTTGCCGTTTACTTGTCACGCTGTCATAGGCATCATCTATCTTTTTCAAGCACAAACTAACTCAGGAGCTTCTGACGGCAGAAAACCCGCTTTAATTTATGCGAGGAATCTTGCCTATACTTGGCAAAGAAGAACTGCTTGGATTTTACTTTTCGGTCTTATTTTTCATGTGGTTCAGTTTCGTTTTCTTCGTTATCCTGTTCATGTAGAACTGCATGGGCAAACATACTATGTTGTCGATATTGACCCTTCGCGGTATGCAGCAATAGTTCGTGGCACTAAAGGATTTTTCACTATTAATTTTTCAGCGCCTCAATTTGAAACGATTCGTTTAGACAAAGAGGATCTTGACGGCAGCGCGGTTTCTCAATTATTAGAGAAAAAAGCGTATCTCCTGACTCCTAATGTTGGGACTGCTTTTCTTTATGTTGTTCGGGATTCTTTAGGGTCCTTATGGATGGCAATTTTTTACACTATTCTTGTGATTTCTGCAGCTTTTCATGGGTTTAATGGTCTCTGGACATTTTGTTCAAGGTGGGGTGTCGTCATATCTTTACGTTCTCAAACTCGTTTACGTAATGTATGTTATTTTGCCATGGTCATAGTGGCAGCCATGGGCATTAGTGTGATTTGGAATTTGTATATCATGGCATAA
- a CDS encoding TatD family hydrolase, giving the protein MDLADAHLHLSDEAFVEDADDVIRRAQDSGISLLVNVTTTIDELDTSFRYAERFPDVRFCHVAGTPPQDAHTDIEEHFHYFQGFAQAGKLAAIGEVGLDYCFAEDGPAQERQKEVLKKYLSLALDSELPLVVHCRGAFDDFFQMIDLYYHHDERSCPGMLHCFTGTLHDAEELLSRGWYISISGIVSFKNAEDLRSVVAQIPLEHLLIETDAPFLAPTPHRGKRNEPAYITHTIETIAHLHGMTPQELADIARRNVLRFLEGRKKG; this is encoded by the coding sequence ATGGATTTAGCAGATGCTCACTTACATCTTTCAGATGAGGCTTTCGTTGAGGATGCTGATGACGTGATTCGTCGTGCACAAGATTCTGGGATATCTCTCCTTGTTAATGTAACCACAACTATAGACGAGCTTGATACATCGTTTCGTTATGCAGAACGTTTTCCTGATGTGCGTTTTTGTCATGTTGCTGGAACTCCTCCTCAAGATGCTCATACAGATATAGAGGAACATTTTCACTATTTCCAAGGCTTTGCCCAAGCAGGGAAATTAGCAGCTATTGGTGAGGTAGGTTTAGATTATTGTTTTGCTGAAGATGGCCCTGCCCAAGAACGTCAAAAGGAAGTATTGAAGAAATACTTATCCCTTGCTTTAGATTCTGAATTACCTCTTGTGGTGCACTGTCGTGGTGCTTTTGATGATTTTTTCCAGATGATCGATCTATATTATCATCATGATGAACGCTCTTGTCCCGGTATGCTCCATTGTTTTACAGGTACACTACATGATGCTGAGGAATTACTTTCTCGTGGATGGTATATCTCCATTAGCGGGATTGTTTCATTTAAAAATGCTGAAGATCTCCGTTCTGTAGTTGCTCAAATTCCTCTTGAGCATTTGTTAATAGAAACGGACGCTCCTTTTCTCGCTCCTACTCCACATCGGGGAAAGAGAAATGAACCTGCTTACATAACGCATACGATAGAAACGATAGCGCATCTTCATGGTATGACTCCTCAGGAGCTTGCGGATATAGCACGAAGGAATGTTTTGCGATTCTTGGAGGGAAGAAAAAAAGGTTAG
- a CDS encoding inclusion-associated protein: MKKALPYSLFAIIFHGACIALLSYSPANKPPTKPVPFKEKIVALREPLPSVATVTTPQPTLKEHTDKRDIEPSPQKPSVKPPVEKKKTEDIQKPCVPNKPKEKPKPQPKGENHPTANKSIGKEAKLKAIADLTKTLSKHLDDSNARLADITVPTNKQLAVQTTLATTQDEELCQLLREHMTLPFSGEVRLKLVLTPQGRIQDCVLLSEISESEKELILMRIHAIPFKKFLDKYKISKNIVFHIKLLSNES, from the coding sequence ATGAAAAAAGCTCTTCCTTATAGCCTTTTTGCCATCATTTTCCACGGAGCGTGTATAGCTCTCCTTTCATATTCTCCCGCAAACAAACCACCGACTAAACCTGTACCATTTAAAGAAAAAATTGTTGCTTTAAGAGAACCTTTGCCTAGTGTAGCAACTGTAACAACGCCTCAACCCACCCTAAAAGAACATACAGATAAACGCGATATTGAGCCATCTCCTCAGAAACCGAGCGTAAAACCGCCTGTCGAAAAGAAAAAAACTGAGGATATTCAAAAACCTTGTGTCCCCAATAAACCTAAAGAAAAGCCGAAACCACAACCCAAGGGAGAAAATCACCCCACAGCAAACAAAAGCATAGGAAAAGAAGCCAAACTCAAAGCAATTGCAGACCTGACAAAAACACTCTCAAAACATCTTGATGACAGTAATGCTCGGCTCGCCGATATCACTGTTCCTACAAATAAACAACTCGCAGTACAAACAACTTTAGCAACAACACAAGATGAAGAATTATGCCAATTGCTCCGTGAGCACATGACTCTTCCTTTTTCTGGAGAAGTGAGATTAAAACTTGTATTAACGCCTCAAGGACGGATTCAGGATTGTGTTTTATTATCTGAAATTAGCGAATCCGAAAAAGAACTCATTCTTATGCGCATCCACGCAATTCCTTTTAAAAAATTCTTAGATAAATACAAAATCTCGAAAAATATCGTTTTTCATATTAAACTGCTGAGTAATGAGTCTTAA
- the sdhB gene encoding succinate dehydrogenase iron-sulfur subunit, with amino-acid sequence MDIPETFILKIYRGTPGKQYWESFELTLHPGENVISALMEIEKYPVNTLGETVNPVVWEQGCLEEVCGSCSLLVNGVPRQACTALIEEYIRETGSREIVLAPLTKFPLIRDLIVDRSIMFDNLQKIQGWVAADVDGEHSGVKVSQEEQELMYALSMCMTCGCCTEACPQINEHNDFIGPAAIAQARLFNTYPGDKHSKKRLRTLMGKKGIEGCGQAHNCVRVCPKKLPLTESISAMGREISKHSLKSLFRSIFKRKKKSCDED; translated from the coding sequence ATGGATATTCCTGAAACTTTTATATTGAAAATTTATCGGGGGACCCCGGGGAAGCAATATTGGGAAAGTTTTGAATTGACCTTACATCCAGGAGAGAATGTCATCAGTGCTCTTATGGAAATTGAAAAATATCCTGTAAATACCCTTGGGGAAACTGTAAATCCTGTGGTATGGGAACAAGGATGCTTGGAAGAAGTTTGTGGTTCTTGTTCGTTATTGGTGAATGGTGTTCCTCGTCAGGCATGTACAGCACTCATTGAAGAGTATATAAGAGAGACGGGATCTCGAGAGATCGTTTTAGCTCCTCTAACGAAGTTCCCATTAATTCGAGATCTTATAGTCGATCGATCCATCATGTTTGATAATTTACAGAAGATACAGGGTTGGGTAGCTGCTGATGTTGATGGGGAGCACAGTGGGGTCAAGGTATCTCAGGAAGAGCAAGAGCTTATGTATGCCTTGTCTATGTGTATGACATGCGGGTGTTGCACGGAAGCCTGCCCTCAAATTAATGAGCACAATGATTTTATAGGCCCAGCAGCTATTGCTCAAGCACGTTTGTTTAATACTTATCCTGGGGATAAGCATTCTAAGAAGCGCTTACGTACGCTTATGGGTAAAAAAGGTATAGAAGGTTGTGGGCAAGCCCACAACTGTGTTCGCGTGTGTCCGAAAAAACTTCCGTTAACAGAGAGTATTTCTGCAATGGGGAGAGAAATTTCTAAACACTCCCTAAAATCTTTATTTCGTTCGATTTTTAAAAGAAAGAAAAAATCTTGTGACGAAGATTAG
- a CDS encoding MotA/TolQ/ExbB proton channel family protein, with the protein MLQFTHNPIIQAYTEADLFGKGIFFSLLILSLCTWTVLHQKLAIQKKFLKSGKSLKDFLIKNRHAPLSLEIHPELNPFADLYFTIKRGTLELLDKNRQQAPDHGPVLSVEDIQSLETLLGAVMPKYRALMHENNFIPATTISLAPFLGLLGTVWGILTAFSHISSGEVGGTAMMEGLATALGTTIVGLFVAIPSLIGFNYLKAHSSRLILEIEQTAYLLLNSIEVKYRQTNL; encoded by the coding sequence ATGTTGCAATTCACCCATAATCCCATTATCCAGGCTTACACAGAAGCTGACCTTTTCGGTAAGGGGATATTCTTCAGTCTACTGATTCTTTCCCTTTGCACTTGGACAGTACTACATCAAAAGCTTGCTATTCAAAAAAAATTTCTGAAATCAGGAAAATCTCTTAAAGACTTCTTGATAAAGAATCGTCATGCTCCCCTGTCCTTAGAAATTCACCCGGAGTTAAACCCCTTTGCTGACTTATATTTCACTATTAAACGGGGAACTTTAGAACTTCTTGATAAAAATCGTCAGCAGGCACCAGATCACGGCCCGGTATTATCCGTTGAGGATATACAATCCTTAGAGACCCTACTTGGAGCCGTTATGCCAAAATATCGTGCACTTATGCACGAAAATAACTTTATCCCTGCCACAACAATTAGTCTAGCGCCCTTTTTAGGCCTTTTAGGAACAGTTTGGGGTATTTTAACAGCTTTTTCGCATATCAGTTCAGGAGAAGTTGGAGGAACAGCCATGATGGAAGGGCTTGCAACAGCTTTAGGAACGACAATTGTAGGATTGTTTGTTGCTATTCCCTCTTTAATAGGGTTTAATTATCTTAAAGCTCATTCTTCTCGGTTAATTCTAGAAATAGAGCAGACAGCGTATTTGCTGTTAAATTCTATAGAAGTCAAGTATCGTCAGACAAATTTATGA
- the sdhA gene encoding succinate dehydrogenase flavoprotein subunit codes for MKAQGCKVIVVGGGLAGLSAAMKLADFGIVVDLVSLTKVKRSHSVCAQGGINAALNLKHEEQDSPYIHAYDTIKGGDFLADQPPVLEMCLAAPRIIRMLDNFGCPFNRTPNGDLDVRRFGGTLYHRTVFCGASTGQQLMYTLDEQVRRRESQGRVNKFENHEFIRLITNNAGRACGIVLMNLFNNRLEVLKGDAVIFATGGPGVIFKMSTNSTFCTGAANGRLFLQGMTYANPEFIQIHPTAIPGIDKLRLISESVRGEGGRVWVPGDSSKTIIFPDGSRRPCGETGKPWYFLEDMYPAYGNLVSRDVGARAILQVCEAGLGIDGRMEVFLDVTHLPASTRHKLEVVLDIYRKFTGEDPDKVPMRIFPAVHYSMGGAWVDWPAADDPDRDSRYRQMTNIPGCFNCGESDFQYHGANRLGANSLLSCLYAGLVAGEEAARFITAFGSCLTTSTDFSDALQQEKEENALLLSRSGGENIFVLHEEIANVMVRNVTVKRNNKDLKNTLEQLKEFRERLQKVSVHDSSQFANKTFHFVRQMGPMLELALAITKGALLRDEFRGSHYKEEFPKRDDEHWLKTTLASYSPEEPVITYKPVDTRHVQPTLRDYTKSSTGEIKLANVPETIRLPI; via the coding sequence ATGAAAGCACAAGGTTGTAAAGTTATCGTAGTCGGTGGCGGTTTAGCAGGGTTGTCAGCAGCCATGAAACTGGCGGATTTCGGTATAGTTGTTGATCTCGTGTCATTGACAAAAGTAAAAAGATCTCACTCTGTATGTGCTCAGGGAGGCATAAATGCTGCTCTGAATCTTAAGCATGAGGAGCAAGATTCTCCCTATATACATGCTTACGATACGATAAAGGGAGGAGATTTCTTAGCAGATCAACCGCCTGTTTTGGAGATGTGTTTAGCGGCGCCTAGGATTATCCGTATGTTGGATAATTTTGGATGTCCTTTTAATCGTACACCTAATGGTGATTTGGATGTACGTAGATTTGGAGGGACGCTGTATCATCGTACAGTATTTTGTGGGGCTTCTACTGGCCAACAGCTTATGTATACTTTAGATGAGCAGGTGCGACGTCGTGAGAGTCAGGGACGTGTGAATAAATTTGAGAATCATGAATTTATAAGATTGATTACCAATAATGCAGGTAGAGCCTGTGGTATTGTATTAATGAATTTATTCAATAATCGCTTAGAAGTTCTGAAAGGTGATGCTGTAATTTTTGCTACAGGCGGTCCTGGGGTTATTTTTAAGATGTCTACGAATTCGACATTTTGTACAGGAGCGGCAAATGGACGCTTGTTCCTTCAAGGTATGACTTATGCAAACCCAGAATTCATACAAATTCATCCTACGGCTATTCCTGGTATTGATAAATTGCGATTAATATCAGAGTCTGTTCGAGGTGAGGGAGGGCGTGTTTGGGTCCCTGGAGATTCTTCCAAGACGATAATTTTCCCTGATGGCTCGCGGCGCCCTTGTGGAGAAACAGGAAAACCCTGGTATTTCTTAGAAGACATGTATCCTGCTTATGGGAACCTAGTCAGCCGTGATGTCGGTGCTCGTGCTATTCTACAGGTCTGTGAAGCAGGATTAGGAATAGACGGTCGTATGGAAGTTTTCTTAGATGTTACGCATTTGCCAGCTTCTACACGACATAAGTTGGAAGTTGTTCTTGATATTTACAGGAAGTTTACTGGAGAAGACCCTGATAAAGTGCCGATGAGAATTTTCCCTGCTGTGCACTATTCTATGGGTGGTGCTTGGGTAGATTGGCCTGCTGCTGATGATCCTGATCGTGATAGCCGTTATCGGCAGATGACGAATATCCCTGGATGCTTTAATTGTGGTGAATCGGATTTCCAATATCATGGTGCGAATCGTCTAGGTGCGAATTCTTTATTATCCTGTCTCTATGCGGGATTAGTCGCTGGAGAAGAAGCTGCACGTTTTATTACAGCTTTTGGCTCTTGTCTAACAACTTCTACAGATTTTTCAGATGCACTCCAGCAAGAGAAAGAAGAAAACGCTCTTTTACTTTCTAGAAGTGGGGGAGAGAATATCTTTGTCTTGCATGAAGAGATTGCCAATGTCATGGTGAGAAATGTCACTGTGAAACGTAATAACAAAGACCTGAAGAACACATTAGAACAGCTAAAAGAATTCAGAGAAAGACTGCAAAAAGTTTCTGTACATGATTCTTCGCAGTTTGCTAATAAGACCTTTCATTTCGTACGGCAGATGGGTCCTATGCTAGAGTTGGCGTTAGCAATTACTAAAGGCGCATTGTTACGAGACGAGTTTCGAGGTTCTCACTATAAAGAAGAGTTTCCTAAACGTGATGACGAACACTGGTTAAAAACGACATTGGCTTCATATTCTCCTGAGGAACCTGTGATTACTTACAAGCCTGTTGATACGCGTCATGTGCAACCTACGTTAAGAGATTATACCAAATCTTCAACGGGGGAAATCAAGCTTGCTAATGTCCCAGAAACTATTCGTTTGCCCATATAA
- the tolB gene encoding Tol-Pal system protein TolB, with protein sequence MLRRMLVSAFLIFGMISLYAKDLEVSVRSEISRLPIHIELKIGSNDAPQQKYLRSLCTTFINDLALGDRLQPSLVQTGTSSAPFNIAIVSHYPEITFTLSRGTQNYQPMHSLVLTEDNASNRQKIHEAADKIHYALTSVPGISSGKIIFSLSKNPKDSELKQGELWSVDYDGGNLRPLTQENSLSITPNWMNIGSKNPYLYVSYKFGIPKIFLGSLENTTGKKVLHLQGNQFMPAFSPKKKLLAFISDSYGNPDLFLQSFSLSKGAMGKPRRVLNETFGTQGNPSFSPDGSKLVFVSNKDGRPRLYILQIDPEIQSPRLLTKKYRNSSCPSWSPDGKKIAFCSVIKGVRQICLYDLATGKDYQLTTTPVDKEGPSWAVDSQHLVYSAGNSGESELYLLSLITQKTKKIVIGLGEKRFPSWGGFPDNQ encoded by the coding sequence ATGTTACGACGTATGTTAGTCAGTGCTTTCCTGATTTTTGGGATGATCTCCCTCTATGCTAAAGACTTAGAAGTCTCTGTGCGTTCTGAGATATCTCGTTTACCCATACATATAGAGTTAAAGATCGGCTCTAACGATGCGCCACAACAAAAATACTTACGCTCATTGTGTACTACCTTCATTAATGATTTAGCTCTTGGTGATCGTCTTCAACCTTCTCTTGTTCAAACCGGGACTTCCTCAGCACCTTTTAATATAGCTATTGTTTCCCATTATCCAGAAATCACATTTACCTTATCCAGAGGGACTCAAAATTATCAACCCATGCACTCTCTGGTGCTTACAGAAGATAACGCTTCTAACCGTCAGAAAATACATGAAGCTGCTGATAAGATTCATTATGCCCTTACAAGTGTTCCTGGAATCAGCTCGGGGAAAATCATTTTTTCTCTAAGTAAAAATCCTAAAGATAGTGAATTAAAACAAGGCGAGCTTTGGTCTGTAGATTATGATGGAGGGAATTTGCGCCCCCTTACACAAGAAAACTCCTTATCTATTACTCCTAATTGGATGAATATAGGGAGCAAGAATCCCTACCTGTATGTTTCCTATAAATTTGGCATTCCGAAGATTTTCTTAGGTTCTTTAGAGAACACTACGGGGAAAAAGGTTCTGCATTTACAAGGGAATCAGTTTATGCCAGCTTTTTCTCCTAAGAAAAAGCTATTAGCTTTTATTTCGGATTCGTATGGAAATCCGGATTTATTTCTTCAGAGTTTTTCCCTATCAAAAGGCGCTATGGGGAAACCCCGTAGAGTCCTTAATGAAACTTTTGGAACACAAGGTAACCCTTCTTTTAGTCCTGATGGCTCTAAGTTAGTTTTTGTTTCCAATAAAGATGGTAGACCACGTTTATACATCCTTCAAATAGACCCAGAAATTCAATCTCCCCGATTATTAACCAAAAAATATAGAAATAGCAGTTGCCCTTCATGGTCTCCTGATGGTAAAAAAATAGCCTTTTGCTCTGTGATTAAGGGTGTTCGGCAGATTTGCCTATATGATCTGGCTACTGGGAAAGATTATCAACTAACAACAACCCCTGTAGACAAGGAAGGGCCTTCATGGGCCGTGGATAGTCAGCATCTTGTGTATAGTGCAGGGAACTCAGGAGAGTCAGAACTTTATTTATTAAGTCTGATTACCCAAAAAACTAAGAAAATTGTTATAGGATTAGGGGAAAAACGTTTTCCTTCTTGGGGAGGTTTCCCTGATAACCAATAA
- a CDS encoding OmpA family protein — MKKKYLSVLSCLLLTLFALPSCSYPCGDWDTICEDCQHPRRRKQNFAFVPLYTDEEMNQHFADAYDSKEEQLYKTSSQSMAFRNITFATDSYTIKGEENLAILSSLVRQMQKSPKMTLYIEGHTDERGAASYNLALGARRANAVKQHLIKQGISADRLFTVSYGKEQPINLGHNELAWQQNRRTEFKIHAR; from the coding sequence ATGAAAAAGAAATACCTAAGCGTTCTGAGTTGTTTACTACTTACTCTTTTCGCCCTACCTTCATGCTCTTATCCTTGTGGTGATTGGGATACTATTTGCGAAGATTGTCAACATCCTAGAAGAAGAAAACAAAATTTCGCTTTTGTTCCTCTCTACACCGATGAAGAGATGAATCAACACTTTGCGGATGCCTATGATTCCAAAGAAGAACAGTTATATAAAACAAGCAGTCAGTCCATGGCTTTCCGTAATATTACTTTCGCAACGGACAGCTACACGATCAAAGGTGAAGAAAACTTAGCTATTTTATCTAGTCTTGTTCGTCAAATGCAGAAATCTCCAAAAATGACACTGTACATAGAGGGTCATACTGATGAGCGCGGAGCTGCATCGTATAACCTAGCTTTGGGAGCTCGCCGCGCCAATGCTGTTAAGCAACACTTAATTAAACAGGGGATTTCAGCAGACCGGCTATTCACCGTATCTTATGGAAAAGAACAGCCGATAAACCTGGGTCATAATGAACTTGCTTGGCAACAAAATCGTCGTACAGAATTTAAAATCCATGCACGTTAG